In a single window of the Thermoanaerobacterium sp. PSU-2 genome:
- the acpP gene encoding acyl carrier protein, with protein MEFEKIRDIIVEQLGVDPEEVTMESSFIDDLGADSLDIVELIMALEEEFDVEIPDEDAEKIKTVGDVVEYLKNLEK; from the coding sequence ATGGAGTTTGAAAAGATTAGAGACATAATCGTTGAACAATTGGGAGTAGATCCAGAAGAAGTCACTATGGAATCATCTTTTATAGATGATCTTGGAGCAGATTCACTCGATATAGTTGAATTAATCATGGCGCTTGAGGAAGAATTTGATGTTGAAATTCCTGATGAAGATGCAGAAAAAATTAAGACAGTTGGTGATGTAGTAGAATATTTAAAAAATCTTGAAAAGTAA
- the fabG gene encoding 3-oxoacyl-[acyl-carrier-protein] reductase has translation MDREIKTALVTGGGKGIGKAIALKLAEDGYNVVINYSKSSKDALETVEEAKKFGVESCALKCDISNYNEVEKMVNDIIDMFGNIDVVVNNAGITKDNLILRMSEDDWDNVIDVNLKGTFNVIKFVSKYMIKRRKGKIINISSVVGVIGNAGQSNYAASKAGIIGLTKSLAKELASRGITVNAIAPGFIETDMTDVLSETVKSSMLNSIPLKRAGKPQDIANVVSFLASNASDYITGQVINVDGGMVM, from the coding sequence ATGGATAGGGAAATTAAAACGGCATTAGTGACAGGAGGAGGAAAAGGGATAGGGAAAGCTATCGCCTTAAAGTTAGCAGAAGACGGGTATAATGTCGTAATTAATTATTCAAAGAGTTCGAAAGATGCTTTAGAGACTGTTGAAGAAGCTAAAAAGTTTGGCGTTGAATCTTGTGCTTTAAAATGCGATATTTCAAATTATAATGAAGTTGAAAAAATGGTCAATGACATAATCGATATGTTCGGTAATATTGACGTTGTTGTAAATAATGCTGGAATAACAAAGGATAACCTTATACTTAGAATGTCAGAAGATGACTGGGATAATGTTATAGATGTTAATTTAAAGGGAACTTTTAATGTAATAAAATTTGTTTCTAAGTATATGATAAAAAGAAGAAAAGGGAAAATTATAAACATATCTTCAGTAGTAGGTGTGATTGGAAATGCAGGCCAATCCAATTATGCGGCATCTAAAGCTGGAATTATAGGTTTGACAAAATCTTTGGCAAAAGAATTAGCGTCCAGAGGAATAACTGTTAATGCTATTGCGCCTGGTTTTATAGAAACTGATATGACAGATGTATTAAGTGAAACAGTAAAATCGTCAATGTTGAATTCCATACCATTAAAAAGAGCAGGAAAACCACAGGATATAGCAAATGTAGTGTCTTTTCTTGCCAGCAATGCTTCAGATTATATTACAGGACAGGTAATCAATGTTGACGGAGGAATGGTAATGTAA
- the fabF gene encoding beta-ketoacyl-ACP synthase II — protein sequence MNRVVITGIGAITPIGNNIDDLWNSLINGKSGIDRISRFDVSAYPTKLAAEVKDFEPTDYIDKKEAKRMDRFTQFALASAKMALADSGLDLASEDLDRIGVVYGSGIGGIETLENQQNILREKGPGRVSPFFVPMMIADMAAGLISITFGLKGHNETIVNACASSSNAIGDAFKVIERGDADIIVTGGSEAAITPLAIAGFCSMKAMSTNEDPKTACRPFDANRDGFIMGEGSATLVLESLDHALKRGAKIYCEIVGYGATADAYHITAPAPLGEGAARAMKLALKDAGIVPDDIDYINAHGTSTEYNDKYETMAIKNVFGEHAYKLKISSTKSMTGHMLGASGAVEAVATILAIKNGIVPPTINYETPDPECDLDYVPNKALKMDVNYALSNSFGFGGHNASLVFKKY from the coding sequence ATGAACAGGGTTGTAATAACTGGTATAGGAGCCATAACTCCAATAGGCAATAACATTGATGATTTATGGAATTCTCTTATAAATGGAAAGTCGGGAATTGATAGAATTTCCAGATTTGATGTTTCAGCTTATCCAACGAAACTGGCGGCAGAAGTAAAAGATTTCGAACCGACAGATTATATTGATAAAAAAGAAGCCAAGAGGATGGACAGATTTACTCAGTTTGCTTTGGCATCTGCAAAAATGGCTTTAGCAGATTCAGGACTTGACCTTGCCAGTGAAGATTTGGATAGAATAGGCGTTGTGTATGGCTCAGGAATAGGTGGAATAGAAACGTTAGAAAATCAACAGAATATTTTAAGGGAGAAAGGTCCAGGAAGAGTAAGTCCTTTTTTTGTTCCGATGATGATAGCCGATATGGCAGCAGGGCTCATATCGATTACTTTTGGACTTAAAGGACACAATGAAACGATAGTCAACGCATGTGCATCAAGTTCCAATGCCATAGGTGATGCATTTAAAGTAATTGAGCGCGGTGATGCGGATATAATTGTTACTGGTGGCAGTGAAGCTGCAATAACACCTTTGGCAATTGCGGGATTTTGCTCAATGAAGGCGATGTCAACAAATGAAGATCCTAAGACTGCGTGCAGACCTTTTGATGCTAATAGAGATGGATTTATAATGGGAGAAGGGTCGGCTACACTTGTCCTCGAGTCATTGGATCATGCGTTAAAAAGAGGTGCTAAAATATACTGTGAGATTGTGGGTTATGGTGCTACTGCCGATGCTTATCATATAACTGCACCTGCGCCTTTGGGCGAAGGAGCAGCGAGAGCGATGAAACTTGCACTAAAAGATGCTGGTATTGTGCCAGATGATATTGATTATATAAACGCACACGGGACTTCTACAGAGTACAACGATAAATATGAAACTATGGCTATTAAAAATGTATTTGGAGAACATGCTTATAAATTAAAAATCAGTTCCACCAAGTCTATGACAGGACATATGCTTGGAGCATCAGGGGCTGTGGAAGCTGTAGCTACAATACTTGCTATAAAAAATGGAATTGTTCCGCCTACTATCAATTATGAGACTCCAGATCCTGAATGCGATTTGGATTATGTTCCAAATAAAGCTTTAAAGATGGATGTAAATTATGCTTTGTCAAATTCTTTTGGCTTTGGAGGACACAATGCTTCATTAGTGTTTAAAAAATATTGA
- the fabK gene encoding enoyl-[acyl-carrier-protein] reductase FabK, whose amino-acid sequence MIKTQITDLFGLEYPIFQGGMAWVATAELAAAVSNAGGLGIIGAGNAPASFVKEQIRKARELTDRPFGVNVMLMSPFVDEVMDVVIEEKVSVITTGAGNPGKYINRLKENNIKVVPVVPSVALAKRMESIGVDAVVAEGTESGGHIGELTTMALVPQVVDAVSIPVIAAGGIGDGRGVAAAFCLGAQGVQLGTRFVCCTECTANEKYKEYIINAKDRDAVVTGRTTGHPVRSLKNHLTREFEKAEQNGASKEELEQLGAGKLRDAVVYGDVLNGSVMAGQISGLINDIKPAKAIIEDLFNDAEKIIVSLYGGFKR is encoded by the coding sequence ATGATAAAGACACAGATTACTGATTTATTTGGCTTGGAATATCCTATATTTCAAGGTGGAATGGCTTGGGTTGCAACAGCAGAATTGGCTGCTGCAGTTTCAAATGCTGGTGGACTTGGCATTATTGGTGCAGGAAATGCACCTGCCAGTTTTGTCAAAGAACAAATAAGAAAAGCGAGAGAATTGACTGATAGACCTTTTGGCGTTAATGTAATGTTAATGTCGCCATTTGTTGATGAAGTTATGGATGTTGTGATAGAGGAAAAAGTAAGTGTTATCACTACAGGTGCTGGGAATCCAGGCAAATATATAAACAGGTTGAAAGAAAACAATATAAAAGTTGTTCCTGTTGTCCCATCTGTTGCATTGGCTAAAAGAATGGAATCAATTGGGGTCGATGCGGTTGTAGCAGAAGGAACAGAATCAGGTGGACATATAGGTGAGCTTACTACTATGGCTTTAGTGCCTCAAGTTGTCGATGCGGTGAGTATACCTGTCATAGCGGCAGGTGGCATTGGCGATGGAAGAGGTGTTGCTGCAGCTTTTTGCCTTGGAGCTCAAGGTGTTCAGTTGGGTACGCGATTTGTGTGTTGTACGGAGTGTACAGCAAATGAAAAATATAAGGAGTACATAATAAATGCTAAGGACAGAGATGCAGTTGTGACTGGCAGAACTACAGGCCATCCTGTAAGATCTTTAAAAAATCATCTTACAAGAGAGTTTGAAAAAGCAGAGCAAAACGGAGCTTCAAAAGAGGAATTGGAACAGTTAGGTGCAGGAAAGTTAAGAGATGCAGTAGTATATGGAGATGTTTTGAATGGTTCTGTTATGGCTGGTCAAATATCTGGTCTTATAAACGATATTAAGCCTGCTAAAGCAATAATTGAGGATTTGTTTAATGATGCTGAGAAAATTATTGTAAGTTTATATGGGGGCTTTAAAAGATGA
- a CDS encoding beta-ketoacyl-ACP synthase III, whose product MLQNRDFKAGILGTGSFVPENKLTNQDLEKMVDTSDEWIVSRTGIKERRIAPQSMTTSYMATEAAKKAIEDARIEASEIDLIIVATVVPDMNFPSTACLVQANIKATKAAAFDIEVGCSGFIYGLSIAKQFVESGTYKTVLVIAADVLSKITNWEDRNTCVLFGDGAGAAIVGPVKDGYGILDNVIGADGTGGMHLYMPAGGSRMPASEDTVKNKLHTIHMNGQEVFKFAVNVMNTATVEVLNRCGLKPEDVDLFIPHQANIRIIDAAMKKLKLSKEKVFINLDKYGNMSAASVIVALDEALKAGRIKNGDIILMVAFGAGLTWGSTVIKWLR is encoded by the coding sequence GTGCTGCAAAATAGAGATTTCAAAGCTGGAATTTTGGGAACGGGAAGTTTTGTCCCAGAAAACAAGTTGACAAATCAAGATCTAGAAAAGATGGTGGATACTTCAGATGAATGGATCGTATCGAGGACAGGGATAAAGGAAAGACGCATTGCACCACAATCAATGACTACGTCTTACATGGCAACTGAAGCGGCAAAAAAGGCTATTGAAGATGCTAGAATAGAAGCTTCAGAAATAGATTTAATTATCGTTGCAACTGTCGTTCCAGATATGAATTTCCCTTCTACTGCTTGTCTTGTACAGGCAAATATTAAAGCTACAAAAGCAGCGGCTTTTGACATAGAAGTAGGATGTTCTGGATTTATATATGGCCTTTCTATAGCAAAACAGTTTGTGGAGAGTGGTACATATAAGACTGTCCTTGTGATTGCAGCAGACGTGTTATCAAAAATAACCAATTGGGAGGACAGGAATACTTGTGTATTATTTGGTGATGGAGCAGGGGCTGCTATAGTAGGTCCGGTTAAAGATGGATACGGAATTTTAGACAATGTCATTGGGGCTGATGGAACTGGAGGAATGCATTTATACATGCCAGCTGGTGGTTCGCGAATGCCAGCAAGTGAAGATACTGTAAAAAACAAATTACATACAATCCATATGAATGGGCAGGAAGTTTTTAAATTTGCAGTCAATGTCATGAATACAGCGACTGTAGAGGTTTTAAATAGATGCGGATTGAAACCTGAAGATGTAGATCTTTTTATACCACATCAAGCAAATATTAGAATAATAGATGCAGCAATGAAAAAGTTGAAACTGTCAAAAGAAAAAGTTTTTATCAACTTGGATAAATACGGAAATATGTCTGCAGCTTCTGTCATTGTCGCTTTAGACGAGGCTTTAAAAGCAGGGAGAATAAAAAATGGAGATATAATTTTGATGGTTGCGTTTGGCGCTGGTTTAACGTGGGGTTCTACTGTGATAAAGTGGTTGAGATAG
- the fabD gene encoding ACP S-malonyltransferase: MKIAFIYPGQGAQYTGMGKEIYENFAEAREVFEEANDALKYDITRLCFEGPDEELMKTENTQPAILTVSIALTKVLSKRGLKADVTAGLSLGEYSSLVYSGVLSFKDAVKLVKKRGEYMQNAVPIGIGGMAAIIGLDNEVVENICYNVREFGVVEPANYNCPGQLSIAGEIKALEKAVELAKEKGAKKAVMLPVSAPFHCSMLKDAGIKLEEDLKHVPIFDMSVPVITNVTADYLKIDEVKKTLVKQVSSPVLWEQSVRKMIDDQVEVFIEIGPGKTLTGFMKRIDKTKKAINFEDTSSLDKLLSTLEVN; the protein is encoded by the coding sequence ATGAAGATTGCATTTATATATCCAGGACAAGGTGCACAATATACAGGAATGGGCAAAGAAATATATGAAAATTTTGCTGAAGCAAGAGAAGTTTTTGAAGAGGCAAATGATGCATTAAAATACGATATTACTAGATTATGTTTTGAAGGTCCTGATGAAGAATTAATGAAGACGGAAAATACACAACCTGCCATATTGACGGTAAGTATTGCATTGACTAAGGTGCTATCAAAAAGAGGGTTGAAAGCAGATGTGACGGCTGGCTTAAGCTTAGGTGAATACAGTTCTCTTGTATATTCAGGTGTATTATCTTTTAAAGATGCAGTGAAGCTTGTGAAGAAAAGGGGAGAATACATGCAAAATGCTGTTCCAATAGGTATAGGAGGAATGGCAGCAATAATAGGACTTGACAATGAAGTGGTAGAGAATATATGCTATAATGTAAGAGAATTTGGTGTTGTTGAACCAGCTAACTACAATTGTCCAGGGCAATTATCGATTGCAGGTGAAATTAAAGCTTTAGAAAAAGCTGTAGAACTTGCTAAAGAAAAAGGGGCAAAAAAAGCAGTTATGTTGCCTGTTAGTGCACCATTTCACTGCAGTATGCTTAAGGATGCAGGCATTAAACTAGAAGAAGATTTGAAGCATGTTCCAATATTTGATATGTCAGTTCCAGTCATTACTAATGTTACTGCGGATTACCTTAAAATTGACGAAGTTAAAAAGACCTTAGTGAAACAGGTAAGCAGTCCTGTTTTATGGGAACAATCAGTAAGAAAGATGATTGATGATCAAGTTGAAGTTTTCATTGAAATAGGGCCAGGGAAAACACTTACTGGATTCATGAAGAGAATAGATAAGACGAAAAAAGCCATCAATTTTGAAGATACGAGTTCGCTTGATAAACTTTTATCCACTTTGGAGGTAAACTGA
- the plsX gene encoding phosphate acyltransferase PlsX yields the protein MKIAVDAMGGDYAPYEIIKGVEKALDSFDIEIVLVGNKEQLDKYVKEKDGLTIVHAKDVITNNEPPVAAIRKKKDSSMAVGIEMLKRDEVDAFLSAGNTGALMAGSLFNIGRIKGIDRPALAPILPTLNGATILLDAGSNTDCKPINLFQFAIMGSVYAQKMLNVENPKIGLFNIGAEEEKGNELTKQVYDLIRNSHLNFIGNVEGRDIAYGIADVVTCDGFVGNAILKSMEGTASVISSLLKQELQRNIFTKLGAMLIYGALKNIVKKMDYTEYGGAPLLGIKKPVIKAHGSSKEKAIFNAIRQAKTIVEMDVISHIQREIELIGDDISAAK from the coding sequence TTGAAAATAGCAGTTGATGCTATGGGAGGAGATTATGCTCCATATGAAATAATAAAAGGCGTTGAAAAGGCATTAGATAGTTTTGATATAGAAATAGTTTTGGTTGGAAACAAAGAGCAATTAGATAAATATGTAAAAGAAAAAGATGGCTTGACTATTGTACATGCAAAAGATGTAATTACAAACAATGAACCACCTGTAGCCGCCATAAGGAAAAAGAAAGATTCTTCTATGGCTGTTGGCATTGAAATGCTTAAAAGGGATGAAGTGGATGCTTTTTTATCAGCAGGCAATACGGGTGCTTTAATGGCGGGTTCGCTTTTTAATATTGGAAGGATCAAAGGGATAGATAGGCCAGCGTTGGCACCAATACTGCCAACTTTGAATGGTGCCACAATTTTACTTGATGCAGGTTCAAACACAGATTGCAAACCAATAAATTTGTTTCAGTTTGCTATAATGGGAAGTGTATATGCACAAAAAATGCTTAATGTCGAGAACCCTAAAATTGGATTGTTTAATATTGGCGCTGAAGAAGAAAAAGGAAATGAGCTTACAAAACAAGTTTACGATTTAATAAGAAATTCTCATTTAAATTTCATTGGAAATGTCGAGGGTAGAGACATTGCTTATGGGATTGCAGACGTTGTAACATGTGATGGATTTGTTGGAAACGCCATCTTAAAGTCGATGGAAGGGACTGCATCTGTAATATCATCCTTGTTAAAGCAGGAGCTTCAAAGGAATATATTTACTAAATTAGGTGCTATGTTAATTTACGGTGCTTTAAAGAACATAGTTAAGAAAATGGATTACACTGAATATGGTGGTGCTCCGCTTCTTGGTATAAAGAAACCTGTTATTAAGGCTCATGGAAGTTCGAAAGAAAAAGCAATTTTTAATGCTATAAGACAGGCTAAAACAATTGTGGAAATGGATGTTATATCACACATCCAGAGGGAAATAGAATTGATTGGAGATGATATAAGTGCTGCAAAATAG